The following proteins come from a genomic window of Pseudomonas sp. WJP1:
- a CDS encoding NUDIX hydrolase — protein sequence MADSSIDNQREAAHRAASDAEQIAWVDEQDNLLGALVRSDLRERGLIGRGTYIMLFNSAGELCVHRRTLSKAIYPGYWDVAAGGMVLASETYAESAARELEEELGVSGVELTVHDHFFFEDTGNRLWCSAFSAVWDGPLTLQPEEVLEARFMPIEQVLRDIEQKPYCPDSLAALKRYLKSRGQDVAIQL from the coding sequence GCGAGGCCGCACATCGGGCGGCCTCGGATGCCGAACAGATCGCCTGGGTCGACGAGCAGGACAACTTGCTCGGCGCCCTGGTGCGGTCTGACTTGCGCGAGCGCGGGCTGATCGGGCGCGGTACCTACATTATGTTGTTCAACTCCGCCGGCGAGCTTTGTGTACACCGGCGCACCCTGAGCAAGGCGATCTATCCGGGTTATTGGGACGTGGCGGCGGGCGGCATGGTGCTCGCCAGCGAAACCTATGCCGAGTCGGCCGCCCGGGAGCTGGAAGAGGAGTTGGGGGTGAGCGGGGTGGAGTTGACCGTTCATGACCACTTTTTCTTCGAAGACACCGGTAATCGCCTCTGGTGTTCGGCGTTTTCGGCGGTGTGGGACGGCCCGCTGACCCTGCAACCGGAAGAGGTACTGGAAGCGCGCTTCATGCCCATCGAGCAAGTGCTACGGGATATCGAGCAAAAGCCTTACTGCCCGGACTCTTTGGCGGCATTGAAACGCTATCTGAAGTCTCGCGGGCAAGACGTCGCAATACAGCTATAA
- a CDS encoding translation initiation factor Sui1 produces MAKKAASFAALGGLVFSTDAGRHCPECSKPVDACICKQTVIPAGDGIARVRRESKGRGGKTVTTITGVPLAEDALKELATTLKKRCGTGGALKDGIIEIQGDHVELLLAELIKHGFKAKKSGG; encoded by the coding sequence GTGGCCAAAAAAGCCGCATCCTTCGCCGCCCTTGGTGGCCTGGTATTTTCCACCGACGCAGGTCGTCATTGCCCGGAATGCAGTAAACCGGTGGACGCCTGCATCTGCAAACAGACCGTTATCCCGGCCGGCGACGGCATCGCGCGCGTGCGTCGCGAAAGCAAGGGCCGTGGCGGCAAGACGGTGACCACCATCACTGGCGTGCCCTTGGCCGAAGACGCGCTCAAGGAGCTGGCTACAACGTTGAAAAAACGCTGTGGTACCGGTGGGGCGTTGAAAGACGGGATCATTGAAATCCAGGGCGATCATGTCGAGCTACTCTTGGCTGAGCTGATCAAACACGGTTTCAAGGCGAAGAAGTCCGGCGGCTAG
- the speA gene encoding arginine decarboxylase: protein MSVRRTRKDDGSQWTVADSRSVYGIRHWGAGYFAINDAGRVEVRPNGPSSSPIDLFEQVEQLRESGLSLPLLVRFPDILQDRVRQLTGAFDANIERLEYQSKYTALYPIKVNQQEAVIENIIATQNVSIGLEAGSKPELLAVLALAPKGGTIVCNGYKDREFIRLALMGQKLGHNVFIVIEKESEVGLVIEEAASLKVKPQVGLRVRLSSLASSKWADTGGEKSKFGLSAAQLLSVVERFRAAGLDQGIRLLHFHMGSQIANLADYQHGFKEAIRYYGELRNLGLPVDHIDVGGGLGVDYDGTHSRNASSINYDMDDYAGVVVGMLKEFCDAQSLPHPNIFSESGRSLTAHHAMLVIQVTDVEKHNDDVPQIENKEALPETVQWLVDLLGPTDIEMVTETYWRATHYMSDVAAQYADGKLTLAEKALAEQCYFAVCRRLHNSLKARQRSHRQVLDELNDKLADKYICNFSVFQSLPDTWAIDQVLPIIPLHRLDEEPLRRAVLQDLTCDSDGKINQYVDEQSIETSLPVHALNEGEDYLLGVFLVGAYQEILGDMHNLFGDTDSVNIYQNADGSVYHAGIETHDTIEDMLRYVHLSPEELMTHYRDKCASARISASERTQFLDALRLGLTRSSYLSS, encoded by the coding sequence ATGTCCGTACGACGCACACGCAAAGACGATGGCAGCCAATGGACAGTTGCGGACAGCCGCAGTGTTTACGGGATTCGCCATTGGGGGGCCGGGTATTTCGCGATCAATGACGCCGGTCGCGTCGAGGTTCGTCCCAACGGTCCGAGCAGCTCACCCATCGATCTGTTCGAGCAAGTCGAACAGCTGCGCGAAAGCGGCTTGTCCTTGCCGTTGCTGGTTCGTTTCCCGGACATCCTGCAAGACCGCGTGCGTCAGCTGACCGGTGCATTCGACGCCAACATCGAGCGCCTGGAATACCAGAGCAAGTACACCGCGCTGTACCCGATCAAGGTGAACCAGCAAGAAGCGGTGATCGAGAACATCATCGCTACCCAGAACGTCTCCATCGGCCTGGAAGCCGGCTCCAAGCCAGAGCTGCTGGCAGTGCTGGCGCTGGCGCCGAAGGGCGGCACCATTGTCTGCAACGGCTACAAGGACCGCGAGTTCATCCGTTTGGCGCTGATGGGTCAGAAGCTCGGCCACAACGTGTTCATCGTGATCGAAAAAGAATCCGAAGTCGGCCTGGTGATCGAAGAAGCCGCCTCGCTCAAGGTCAAGCCACAGGTTGGCCTGCGCGTGCGCCTGTCGTCCCTGGCGTCGAGCAAGTGGGCCGACACCGGTGGCGAGAAATCCAAGTTCGGCCTGTCGGCGGCGCAATTGCTGTCGGTGGTCGAGCGCTTCCGCGCCGCGGGCCTGGACCAGGGCATCCGCCTGCTGCACTTCCACATGGGTTCGCAGATCGCCAACCTGGCGGACTACCAGCACGGTTTCAAGGAAGCGATCCGTTACTACGGCGAGCTGCGCAACCTGGGCCTGCCGGTGGATCACATCGACGTCGGCGGTGGCCTGGGCGTGGACTACGACGGTACGCACTCGCGTAACGCCAGTTCGATCAACTACGACATGGACGATTACGCCGGTGTCGTGGTCGGCATGCTCAAGGAATTCTGCGACGCGCAGAGCTTGCCGCACCCGAACATCTTCTCCGAGAGCGGCCGCTCCCTGACCGCGCACCACGCCATGCTGGTGATCCAGGTGACCGACGTCGAGAAACACAACGACGACGTGCCACAGATCGAGAACAAGGAAGCGCTGCCGGAAACCGTGCAGTGGCTGGTGGACCTGCTGGGTCCGACCGACATCGAGATGGTCACCGAAACCTACTGGCGCGCCACGCACTACATGAGCGACGTTGCCGCCCAGTACGCCGACGGCAAGCTGACCCTGGCGGAAAAAGCCCTGGCCGAGCAATGCTACTTCGCCGTATGCCGTCGCCTGCACAACTCGTTGAAGGCCCGTCAGCGCTCCCATCGCCAGGTGCTGGACGAGCTCAACGACAAGCTGGCCGACAAGTACATCTGCAACTTCTCGGTGTTCCAGAGCCTGCCGGACACCTGGGCGATCGACCAGGTACTGCCGATCATCCCGCTGCACCGCCTGGACGAAGAGCCCCTGCGTCGCGCGGTGCTGCAGGACCTGACCTGCGACTCCGACGGCAAGATCAACCAGTACGTCGACGAGCAGAGCATCGAAACCAGCCTGCCGGTGCACGCCCTGAACGAAGGCGAGGACTACCTGCTGGGCGTGTTCCTGGTCGGCGCCTACCAGGAAATCCTCGGCGACATGCACAACCTGTTCGGTGACACCGATTCGGTGAACATCTACCAGAACGCCGACGGCAGCGTGTACCACGCCGGCATCGAGACCCACGACACCATCGAAGACATGCTGCGCTACGTGCACCTGTCGCCGGAAGAACTGATGACCCACTACCGCGACAAGTGCGCCAGTGCCCGCATCAGTGCCAGCGAACGCACCCAATTCCTCGATGCCCTGCGTCTGGGCCTGACCCGTTCCTCTTACCTGTCTTCCTGA
- a CDS encoding contractile injection system protein, VgrG/Pvc8 family yields the protein MVDPVNEPSFRLDVAGLSNAFEVLAFAGRESISEPFVFDVDLLIEDPTLDLASLLYRSASLLFGPAGNAIHGQLHELVQRDHGQGIRLCQVRLGPKLACLDQRFSQRIFSGRSVPQILDQVLREHGIGDQDRRFELAGDYPPRDFCTQYRESDLQFVQRLCAQERLHYHFEQRADGHCVVFGDGPGNFQVAEAAVFRAAGGQAAVRRFEVKRCTDDAAQRVECDTDLATLRSGQLMPLSGHPVTEWNQLWLVTHIEHQGAQAASQTYSNKVRAEHWVSPLETPHVAVKPRMHSLQRAWVVDVDEPQPDPSRPVAVQFDWVYQGEGAASSHCWLPLAAPLNAAGSLRLAEGTEVVVSFTEGDPDRPLITGFLHGPAGAEADEAPNPAATDLEDCPLDGVQQWLCSGEPLMLLCLLPGGGSFNHCAQAPCVCRAATRLGQSGAA from the coding sequence ATGGTCGATCCAGTCAACGAGCCGTCATTTCGTCTGGACGTAGCAGGTCTGTCCAATGCCTTCGAGGTTCTGGCTTTTGCCGGTAGAGAATCCATCAGCGAGCCGTTCGTGTTCGACGTGGACCTGCTGATCGAAGACCCGACACTCGACCTCGCCAGCTTGCTGTACCGTTCGGCCTCCTTGCTGTTCGGGCCGGCGGGAAACGCCATCCATGGACAGTTGCATGAACTGGTCCAGCGCGATCACGGCCAGGGGATCAGGCTCTGTCAGGTTCGGCTGGGGCCCAAACTCGCCTGTCTGGACCAGCGCTTCAGCCAGCGTATTTTCAGCGGACGTTCAGTGCCGCAGATACTGGATCAGGTGCTCAGGGAGCACGGCATCGGCGATCAGGATCGGCGCTTTGAACTGGCTGGCGATTACCCGCCCCGTGATTTCTGCACGCAGTACCGGGAATCGGACCTGCAGTTTGTGCAGCGCTTGTGCGCCCAGGAGCGGTTGCACTATCACTTCGAACAGCGGGCTGATGGGCATTGCGTGGTGTTCGGTGATGGGCCGGGGAATTTTCAGGTCGCTGAAGCGGCGGTCTTCCGTGCGGCGGGCGGGCAAGCGGCAGTGCGTCGTTTCGAAGTCAAGCGCTGCACCGATGACGCGGCGCAGCGCGTGGAATGTGACACTGACCTGGCAACGCTGCGCAGCGGCCAGCTCATGCCGCTGTCCGGGCACCCGGTTACCGAATGGAATCAGCTGTGGCTGGTGACCCATATCGAGCATCAAGGCGCACAGGCGGCGAGCCAGACCTACAGCAACAAGGTGCGGGCGGAGCACTGGGTATCACCCCTTGAAACACCGCATGTGGCGGTGAAGCCACGGATGCACAGCCTGCAACGTGCCTGGGTGGTCGATGTCGATGAGCCGCAACCTGATCCATCCAGGCCAGTGGCGGTGCAGTTTGACTGGGTTTATCAGGGGGAGGGCGCGGCATCCAGCCACTGTTGGCTGCCATTGGCTGCGCCATTGAACGCGGCGGGCAGCCTCCGGTTGGCTGAAGGCACGGAGGTGGTGGTGAGCTTCACCGAAGGTGATCCGGACCGGCCGTTGATTACCGGGTTTCTGCACGGCCCCGCCGGTGCCGAAGCAGACGAGGCGCCCAACCCTGCCGCCACGGATCTCGAAGATTGCCCGCTCGACGGTGTGCAACAGTGGCTGTGTTCGGGCGAGCCCCTGATGCTGCTGTGCCTGCTGCCCGGTGGCGGCAGTTTCAATCATTGCGCACAGGCACCCTGCGTATGCCGCGCGGCCACTCGCCTTGGCCAGAGCGGTGCGGCATGA
- a CDS encoding DUF4123 domain-containing protein → MSAAQAPNANPQWLLLDIPGGPQAGMTLQDTFAHAHRFRLFDDTEWQALQEQGPVLVDLRSCPALADLYRVDGQRWRGLLMFSEAPASTLLAHLRRMLSVSFNLHHRALLSYYNPNTASYFFDACDAEELSRWLGPISQLRWFGGTWADRALDCQGWQQLFNPGLAVRPLEVDEDLSPRQREKLQTCLLEHHAWRWNRSTGTDFTHLWGHLEEGLALGFSERPVLDGWMWLRLQYPDAWLVQPLSGATQQERLESLRKLWQNDSP, encoded by the coding sequence ATGAGCGCGGCACAGGCGCCGAATGCGAACCCGCAATGGTTGTTGCTGGACATTCCGGGCGGACCGCAGGCGGGTATGACCCTGCAGGACACGTTTGCTCATGCCCATCGGTTCAGGTTGTTCGACGACACCGAGTGGCAGGCACTGCAGGAGCAGGGGCCGGTACTCGTTGATCTGCGCAGCTGCCCGGCTCTGGCCGATCTCTACCGCGTCGACGGGCAACGCTGGCGTGGGTTGCTGATGTTCAGCGAGGCGCCGGCATCGACATTGCTGGCGCATCTGCGGCGCATGCTCAGCGTCTCGTTCAACCTGCATCACCGCGCCTTGTTGAGTTACTACAACCCGAACACCGCCAGTTATTTTTTTGATGCCTGCGATGCCGAGGAACTCAGTCGCTGGTTGGGGCCTATCAGCCAGTTACGCTGGTTCGGCGGCACCTGGGCGGACCGCGCGCTGGATTGTCAGGGCTGGCAGCAATTGTTTAACCCGGGGCTTGCCGTGCGCCCTCTGGAGGTCGATGAAGATCTCAGCCCCCGGCAGCGGGAAAAACTGCAGACCTGTCTGCTGGAGCACCACGCCTGGCGCTGGAATCGATCCACGGGAACTGATTTCACGCATTTGTGGGGCCATCTGGAAGAGGGCCTGGCATTGGGCTTCAGCGAACGCCCGGTGCTTGATGGCTGGATGTGGCTGCGCTTGCAATACCCCGACGCCTGGCTGGTGCAGCCATTGTCGGGGGCTACCCAGCAGGAGCGTCTCGAAAGCCTGCGCAAGCTATGGCAGAACGACTCCCCTTGA
- a CDS encoding MATE family efflux transporter, with translation MSNLIADWRDRPTHRRVWALAAPMILSNISVPLVALVDSTVIGHLPHAHQLGAVAVGASLYTFLAWAMGFLRMGSTGFAAQAAGRGDGAALRQILLQGLLLAMGLAVLLGALGVPLSGVALHFMQPSAELDQMTREFFHTRLFGLPAALASYALVGWFLGTQNARAPLAILLSTNLVNIALNLWFVLGLEWGVVGAARASVIAEWTGALIGLALTRQALRAYPGHIVWAALALWQSWRPLLAVNRDIFIRSLALQSVFFLITVQGARLGDATVAANALLLNGLLLTAHALDGLAHAVEALCGHAIGARDRDALRRSLVVACGWSLLASLGFAGMFVFAGHLFIQMQTDITSVRDTAFLYLPYLAVLPLIAVWSYLLDGLFIGATRAREMRNGMLLTVALLLPFAWALQGYGNHGLWITFLLFMLLRSLTLGLIAWRLRQNDGWFARAH, from the coding sequence GGTCGACAGCACTGTCATTGGCCACCTGCCCCACGCCCATCAACTTGGGGCCGTGGCGGTCGGCGCCAGCCTCTATACCTTCCTCGCCTGGGCCATGGGTTTCCTGCGCATGGGCTCCACCGGTTTTGCCGCCCAGGCCGCAGGGCGCGGGGATGGCGCGGCGTTGCGGCAGATTCTGTTGCAGGGCCTGCTGCTGGCCATGGGGCTGGCGGTGCTCCTGGGTGCCTTGGGTGTGCCGTTGAGCGGGGTTGCGCTGCACTTCATGCAACCGTCGGCGGAACTGGACCAGATGACCCGCGAGTTTTTCCACACACGCCTGTTCGGCCTGCCCGCGGCCCTGGCCAGCTATGCGCTGGTCGGCTGGTTTCTCGGCACGCAGAACGCCCGCGCGCCGCTGGCGATCCTGCTGAGCACCAACCTGGTCAACATTGCCCTTAACCTGTGGTTTGTCCTTGGCCTGGAATGGGGGGTGGTGGGCGCGGCCCGGGCTTCGGTGATCGCCGAGTGGACCGGTGCGCTGATCGGCCTGGCGCTGACCCGCCAGGCCCTGCGCGCCTATCCCGGCCATATCGTCTGGGCCGCACTGGCGCTCTGGCAGAGTTGGCGACCGCTGTTGGCGGTCAACCGCGACATTTTCATCCGTAGCCTGGCGCTGCAGTCGGTGTTTTTCCTGATCACCGTGCAAGGCGCCCGGCTGGGCGATGCGACCGTTGCCGCCAACGCCCTGCTGCTCAACGGCTTGCTGCTGACCGCCCACGCGCTCGACGGCCTGGCCCATGCCGTGGAAGCCCTGTGCGGGCACGCCATCGGCGCTCGCGACCGCGATGCCCTGCGCCGCTCCCTGGTGGTGGCCTGCGGCTGGTCATTGCTGGCGAGCCTGGGCTTTGCCGGCATGTTTGTGTTTGCCGGACACCTGTTCATCCAGATGCAGACCGACATAACCAGCGTGCGCGACACCGCCTTCCTGTACCTGCCCTACCTTGCCGTGCTGCCGCTGATCGCGGTCTGGAGCTACCTGCTCGACGGCCTGTTCATCGGTGCCACCCGCGCCAGGGAAATGCGCAACGGCATGCTGTTGACGGTGGCTTTACTTCTGCCGTTCGCCTGGGCGCTGCAGGGATATGGCAACCATGGCTTGTGGATAACCTTCCTGCTGTTCATGTTGCTGCGCAGCCTGACGCTCGGCTTGATTGCCTGGCGTCTGCGCCAGAACGATGGCTGGTTCGCCCGCGCGCACTGA